The following are encoded together in the Bos taurus isolate L1 Dominette 01449 registration number 42190680 breed Hereford chromosome 10, ARS-UCD2.0, whole genome shotgun sequence genome:
- the OR4F70 gene encoding olfactory receptor family 4 subfamily F member 70 yields the protein MGGANCSVVSEFVFLGLSDSWEIQLLLILFFSVFYMASLMGNLLVVLSVSADTSLHSPMYFLLANLSFLDMGFCSTTAPKMIYDLFRKRKAISFGGCLTQIFFIHDIGGTEMVLLIAMAFDRYVAICKPLHYLTIMSPLMCVLILAAAWVLGLIHSVAQLAFVIELPFCGPNVLDSFYCDLPRLIKLACTETYRLEFMVTANSGLISVGSFFILIISYIFILVTVWKHSSGSVSKALSTLSAHVTVVVLFFGPLIFFYTWPFPSSHLDKFLAIFDAVLTPFLNPVIYTFRNKEMKAAMKKLCHQLVSYSKMS from the coding sequence ATGGGTGGAGCCAACTGCTCTGTGGTGTCTGAGTTTGTGTTCCTGGGACTCTCCGATTCCTGGGAGATCCAGCTTCTTCttatccttttcttctctgtgttctacaTGGCAAGCCTGATGGGAAACCTCCTTGTTGTGTTATCTGTGAGTGCTGACACTAGCTTGCACTCCCCCATGTATTTCCTGCTGGCCAACCTCTCCTTTCTTGACATGGGGTTTTGCTCTACTACTGCTCCCAAAATGATTTATGACCTTTTCAGAAAACGCAAAGCCATCTCTTTTGGGGGTTGCCTAACTCAGATCTTCTTTATTCATGACATTGGGGGCACAGAAATGGTGCTGCTCATTGCCATGGCCTTTGACAGATATGTGGCCATATGCAAGCCTCTCCACTACCTGACCATTATGAGCCCACTAATGTGTGTTTTGATTTTGGCTGCTGCCTGGGTCCTTGGCCTCATCCACTCAGTGGCCCAACTGGCTTTTGTCATAGAGTTGCCGTTCTGTGGTCCTAATGTACTGGACAGCTTTTATTGTGACCTCCCCCGACTCATTAAACTTGCTTGCACAGAGACCTATAGACTAGAGTTCATGGTCACTGCCAACAGTGGACTCATCTCTGTGGGCTCCTTCTTCATATTGATTATTTCCTATATCTTCATTCTGGTCACTGTTTGGAAACACTCCTCAGGTAGTGTATCCAAGGCCCTCTCCACCTTGTCAGCTCACGTCACTGTGGTGGTCTTATTTTTTGGGCCATTAATCTTCTTCTACACCTGGCCCTTCCCTTCATCACACTTGGACAAGTTCCTTGCTATCTTTGATGCAGTGCTCActccttttctgaatccagtcATCTATACATTCAGGAACAAGGAGATGaaagcagcaatgaagaaactCTGCCATCAGCTTGTGAGTTACAGCAAGATGTCCTAA
- the OR4F73 gene encoding olfactory receptor family 4 subfamily F member 73, which yields MDGANHSMVSEFVFLGLTNFWESQLLFVFSSIFCVASMMGNSLIILTVMMNPHLHSPMYLLLANLSFIDLGFSSVISPKMIHDLFKKRKVISFSGCITQIFFIHVIAGVEMVLLIAMAFDRYIAICKPLHYFSIMNQKMCILLLVAAWIIGLIHSVVQLGFVIKLPFCGPNVLDSFYCDFPWFIKLACTDTYRLEFMVTANSGFISLGSFFILIVSYIFILITVRKHSSGSSSKALSTLSTHVMVVILFFGPCIFVYIWPHSTSHLDKFLAVFDVVLTPFLNSVIYTSRNKEMKVAMWKVCSQFIIYRMIS from the coding sequence ATGGATGGAGCGAATCACTCTATGGTGTCAGAGTTCGTGTTCCTGGGACTCACCAATTTCTGGGAGAGCCAACTCCTTTTTGTGTTCTCCTCCATTTTTTGTGTGGCAAGCATGATGGGAAACTCCCTTATCATTCTCACTGTGATGATGAACCCTCACTTACACTCCCCCATGTACCTTCTGTTGGCCAACCTGTCCTTCATTGACCTGGgattttcttctgtcatttctCCCAAGATGATTCATGATCTTTTCAAAAAACGTAAAGTCATCTCCTTTAGTGGCTGCATCACTCAAATCTTCTTCATCCATGTCATTGCTGGGGTGGAGATGGTGCTGCTTATCGCCATGGCCTTTGACAgatacattgccatatgtaagcCTCTCCACTATTTCTCTATTATGAAtcaaaaaatgtgtattttgctcCTGGTTGCTGCATGGATAATTGGCTTGATTCACTCTGTGGTTCAACTGGGTTTTGTTATAAAATTGCCATTCTGTGGCCCTAATGTATTAGACAGCTTTTACTGTGACTTTCCTTGGTTCATCAAACTTGCCTGCACAGATACCTACAGGCTGGAGTTCATGGTCACAGCCAACAGTGGATTCATATCCCTGGGATCATTCTTCATATTGATTGTCTCCTACATTTTTATCCTCATCACTGTTCGGAAACACTCTTCAGGTAGCTCATCTAAGGCCCTCTCCACTTTGTCAACTCATGTCATGGTGGTGATTTTGTTCTTCGGTCCTTGCATCTTTGTTTACATCTGGCCTCACTCCACATCACACCTAGACAAATTCCTTGCTGTTTTTGATGTAGTTCTCACTCCTTTCTTAAATTCAGTCATCTATACATCGaggaacaaagaaatgaaagtggcAATGTGGAAAGTGTGCAGTCAATTTATTATTTACAGAATGATTTCTTAA